Proteins encoded by one window of Teretinema zuelzerae:
- the yajC gene encoding preprotein translocase subunit YajC, with the protein MSFMPLLQVGAAQGSVFMPIVTFGLVFVIFYFFIIRPQNKKQKDTEKMISALKKGDKIITIGGIHGEVTSAKEQTVIVKVDDSCKLEFSRSAIASVIVDEKTEKKSKKEKSETSAEAQEIK; encoded by the coding sequence ATGAGTTTTATGCCCCTTTTACAAGTAGGAGCCGCTCAAGGCTCTGTTTTTATGCCGATCGTAACATTCGGCCTTGTCTTCGTAATTTTCTATTTCTTTATCATTCGCCCCCAGAACAAGAAACAGAAAGATACCGAAAAGATGATTTCCGCCCTGAAAAAAGGCGACAAGATCATCACGATCGGCGGCATCCACGGCGAAGTGACCTCAGCGAAGGAACAGACCGTCATCGTGAAGGTCGACGACTCCTGCAAGCTCGAGTTCAGCCGTTCCGCAATCGCGAGCGTAATCGTGGACGAAAAGACCGAGAAAAAATCAAAAAAAGAAAAATCTGAAACCTCTGCCGAAGCGCAGGAAATCAAATAA
- the secF gene encoding protein translocase subunit SecF, which produces MKKVIAFSRGFLPTAIVSTALILIGIAGLFTRGINFGIDFQAGFIQKVRIAPTSFTLSYSGSQGVTVSQSSIGIDIVSTGVGSDNQSWAYPYTRFATVGDFVSAVSEIPGIAVSQPADPSASLKSVFTDSTALSRLSAVPYRFHYVPKDAPLVGSDEVRTALAAFPGASVQVVGKPEDSQFQIRVSDDGTDPNASQTIQFGIEQALNSVWGAESIAVVSTDFVGSRFSGTLARQAIWLVLATLALIWVYATIRFRWDFAMGAILAILHDTLIMIAFIVWTRMEFNTLTIAALLTILGYSINDTIVIFDRIRENMKLRPELNITDLLNLSQSEMLGRSIITTVTTMLAVVSLYVFTTGDMKNFALALLVGMTSGVYSTIFIASSFINFISRFRKDKGIIARVAKPAVSGEVI; this is translated from the coding sequence ATGAAAAAGGTCATCGCATTCAGCCGCGGATTTCTTCCCACGGCCATCGTCAGCACAGCGCTTATCCTGATCGGCATAGCCGGTCTTTTCACTCGCGGCATTAACTTCGGAATCGATTTCCAGGCAGGTTTCATCCAGAAGGTACGCATCGCGCCGACCTCATTTACCCTTTCGTATTCCGGAAGCCAGGGGGTAACCGTATCCCAGTCTTCTATCGGGATCGATATTGTTTCCACCGGCGTCGGATCTGATAATCAAAGTTGGGCCTATCCCTATACGCGTTTCGCGACCGTCGGCGACTTCGTTTCCGCCGTGTCCGAGATTCCGGGAATCGCCGTTTCCCAGCCCGCCGATCCTTCTGCCTCGCTGAAGTCAGTCTTCACCGATTCTACCGCACTTTCCCGGCTTTCAGCAGTTCCCTATCGGTTCCACTATGTTCCGAAGGACGCGCCTCTCGTCGGTTCCGACGAAGTGCGGACAGCGCTTGCGGCCTTCCCGGGAGCCTCCGTCCAGGTCGTCGGAAAGCCTGAAGACAGCCAGTTCCAGATCCGCGTAAGCGACGACGGCACCGATCCGAACGCGAGCCAGACCATCCAGTTCGGCATCGAACAGGCTCTCAATTCCGTCTGGGGCGCTGAATCCATCGCCGTTGTCAGCACTGACTTCGTCGGTTCGAGATTCTCCGGCACCCTGGCCCGCCAGGCGATCTGGCTCGTGCTCGCGACCCTCGCTCTTATTTGGGTGTACGCGACCATCCGCTTCCGATGGGACTTCGCCATGGGCGCCATTCTCGCGATTCTCCACGACACCCTGATCATGATCGCCTTCATCGTTTGGACGCGGATGGAATTCAACACGCTCACCATCGCGGCCTTGCTCACGATTCTGGGTTATTCGATCAACGATACAATCGTTATTTTCGACCGCATCCGCGAGAACATGAAGCTCCGTCCGGAATTGAACATTACCGATCTTTTGAACCTTTCACAGTCGGAAATGCTCGGACGCTCGATCATCACCACGGTGACCACGATGCTCGCTGTTGTATCCCTCTATGTTTTCACCACCGGAGATATGAAGAACTTCGCTCTGGCCCTCCTCGTCGGCATGACGAGCGGCGTGTACTCGACTATCTTCATTGCAAGCTCCTTCATCAACTTCATCAGCAGATTCCGCAAGGATAAGGGCATCATCGCCCGAGTCGCGAAACCGGCTGTTTCTGGCGAAGTGATCTGA
- the secD gene encoding protein translocase subunit SecD, whose protein sequence is MSKRSRLVLILAVIAVCFAFLWPSVKWYYFTPKEDQALALGSREKIKDYARNMAVSDLKKLMDMARADDQTDVGNQYGFLLADAKKTLKSLKKPVPQVWTARSLLAAYPSESDVMTLIESSYRDRILSIKAVQDKAVKLGLDLSGGMSIIIKADLDAAAESQKDNIADMGTFRTEAMAQAMDTLNSRIDKFGLSEPVIRQQGDDRIYIELPGTADSERINSIIMGKGMLAFHMVDSEATEAFNAYYRTHPTSTFDAEYNLLDQSIIPSDTKVLGLYTKDSYGLDERTGFLVIKKEVGLEGKHIQSAETSRDSISGQPRVNFVLDSEGSKIFADLTANNVKKSMAIVSDDKIKSYAVINEAIPTGQVQISGFSADEAENIKAVLRTAWLNVPLQLENQQVIGASMGDEAIRQGVWAVTCGLAAVLLFMLLYYRGAGVNAFVAQVLNLFILFSVLSALNLTLTLPSVAGMILTIGMAVDANVVIFERIKDELKLKKGRAASIVSGFDHAFWAIMDSNITTFIAAVFLSQLGTGPIRGFAYSLAIGVVSSVFTALFVSRLMFDFTTDVAKKKTVSISWRIK, encoded by the coding sequence ATGAGCAAACGAAGCCGATTGGTACTCATTCTTGCAGTCATAGCAGTGTGTTTTGCATTTCTGTGGCCGTCTGTAAAGTGGTATTACTTCACCCCGAAAGAGGATCAGGCCCTTGCGCTTGGTTCGCGGGAAAAGATCAAGGATTACGCTCGCAATATGGCGGTATCCGATCTGAAGAAGCTGATGGACATGGCCCGCGCCGACGATCAGACAGATGTCGGGAATCAATACGGATTCCTTCTCGCCGACGCGAAAAAGACGCTTAAATCCCTGAAGAAGCCTGTTCCCCAGGTTTGGACCGCCCGCTCTCTTCTGGCCGCCTATCCCAGCGAATCCGACGTGATGACTCTGATCGAGTCCTCCTACCGCGACCGCATTCTCTCCATTAAGGCCGTTCAGGATAAGGCCGTCAAACTCGGCCTCGATCTTTCCGGCGGCATGAGCATCATCATCAAGGCAGACCTCGACGCGGCCGCGGAGTCCCAGAAGGACAACATCGCGGATATGGGTACCTTTCGAACCGAGGCCATGGCCCAGGCGATGGACACCCTGAACAGCCGCATCGACAAGTTCGGACTTTCAGAGCCGGTCATCCGCCAGCAGGGCGACGACAGGATTTACATCGAACTTCCGGGCACCGCCGATTCCGAGCGCATCAATTCCATTATCATGGGAAAGGGCATGCTCGCCTTCCATATGGTTGATTCCGAAGCGACCGAAGCCTTCAACGCTTATTACCGGACTCACCCCACATCGACCTTCGATGCGGAATACAACCTTCTCGATCAATCGATCATTCCGTCCGATACGAAGGTTCTCGGTTTATACACCAAGGATTCCTACGGTCTCGACGAGCGCACCGGCTTTCTTGTAATCAAGAAGGAAGTAGGACTCGAAGGAAAGCACATTCAGAGCGCGGAAACCAGCCGTGATTCTATTTCCGGCCAGCCCCGCGTCAACTTCGTGCTCGATTCCGAAGGCTCGAAGATTTTCGCGGATTTGACCGCCAACAACGTAAAGAAGAGCATGGCCATCGTATCCGACGACAAGATCAAGTCGTACGCGGTGATCAACGAAGCCATACCCACCGGACAGGTTCAGATTTCCGGTTTCTCCGCCGACGAAGCTGAAAACATCAAGGCAGTGCTTCGCACCGCCTGGCTCAACGTACCCCTTCAGCTCGAAAACCAGCAGGTTATCGGTGCTTCGATGGGAGACGAGGCGATCCGCCAGGGCGTGTGGGCCGTTACCTGCGGTCTGGCCGCTGTTCTGCTCTTCATGCTTCTGTACTACCGCGGCGCCGGCGTAAACGCCTTCGTCGCCCAGGTTCTCAACCTCTTTATCCTTTTTAGCGTGCTTTCCGCTTTGAACCTTACTCTTACGCTTCCCAGCGTCGCGGGTATGATTCTTACCATCGGCATGGCCGTAGACGCGAACGTAGTTATTTTCGAACGCATCAAGGACGAACTGAAACTGAAGAAGGGCCGAGCCGCTTCAATCGTTTCCGGTTTCGACCACGCGTTCTGGGCTATCATGGACTCGAACATCACCACCTTCATCGCGGCGGTATTCCTTTCCCAGCTCGGAACCGGACCCATCCGGGGCTTTGCGTACAGCCTCGCGATCGGCGTTGTGTCTTCCGTTTTCACCGCTCTCTTCGTATCGCGCCTCATGTTCGACTTCACCACTGACGTCGCTAAGAAAAAGACCGTCAGCATCAGCTGGAGGATCAAATAA